A window of the Mesotoga prima MesG1.Ag.4.2 genome harbors these coding sequences:
- a CDS encoding nucleotidyl transferase AbiEii/AbiGii toxin family protein, whose translation MLRTGRLSSQTVNLLDTLQNKLPNFYLAGDTALAMHYEHRVSFDLDFFSAESYRPEVLLEYLKQFGVSVENVRIQTGNLEAEIEGVRASSFEYHYALVEPLEKYKSLDVASVIDIAAMKLSAIAARAEKKDYFDLAEILKREPSKKVLQAFIKKYGREVDLYHIIRAVTFFDDVEASPDPFGAVLTWKEVKEFLEAKNKELFDVAKTLVRLDQD comes from the coding sequence ATGCTTAGAACCGGAAGACTTTCATCTCAGACGGTAAATCTTCTAGATACTCTTCAAAATAAACTGCCGAATTTTTACCTTGCAGGCGATACAGCTCTGGCTATGCACTATGAACACCGTGTGAGTTTCGATCTGGATTTCTTCTCAGCTGAGTCTTACAGGCCTGAAGTGCTTCTCGAGTATTTGAAGCAGTTTGGTGTTTCAGTGGAGAATGTGAGGATTCAGACAGGTAACCTTGAAGCTGAGATTGAGGGTGTCCGAGCAAGCTCCTTTGAATACCATTATGCGCTAGTTGAACCTTTGGAGAAGTATAAGTCACTGGATGTGGCATCGGTAATCGATATCGCCGCCATGAAGCTTAGCGCTATCGCAGCAAGAGCAGAGAAGAAGGATTATTTCGATCTCGCGGAAATCCTGAAGAGAGAGCCCTCGAAGAAAGTACTTCAAGCTTTTATCAAGAAGTATGGTAGAGAAGTTGATCTTTACCATATAATAAGGGCTGTAACTTTTTTCGATGATGTGGAGGCCTCCCCCGATCCATTTGGAGCAGTCTTGACGTGGAAAGAAGTGAAAGAATTTCTGGAAGCGAAAAACAAAGAGCTATTCGATGTAGCGAAGACTTTAGTTAGGCTCGATCAAGATTAG
- a CDS encoding putative toxin-antitoxin system toxin component, PIN family, whose translation MERVVLDTNVLISAIISSKGSPAKILDLWREGAFDLVFSEETLQELINVLSRRRMFRITGINEDELNRLVSYLRNSSIVVDSSEDISIAIEDPDDTKFISCAVQAGAKYIVSGDHHLLDVEKFEGTAIVTPAEFLRTFASFQNDS comes from the coding sequence ATGGAAAGAGTCGTACTTGACACCAATGTTCTAATATCTGCGATCATATCTAGCAAGGGTTCTCCTGCAAAAATCCTTGATCTCTGGAGAGAGGGCGCTTTTGATCTAGTTTTTTCTGAAGAGACTCTTCAGGAGCTTATTAATGTCCTGTCGCGTCGTAGAATGTTCCGCATCACCGGAATCAATGAAGATGAGTTAAACAGATTAGTATCTTACTTGAGGAATAGCTCGATAGTAGTTGACTCATCTGAAGATATCTCAATCGCCATCGAAGACCCTGATGATACCAAGTTCATTTCATGCGCGGTTCAGGCAGGCGCAAAATACATTGTATCTGGAGATCATCACCTGCTTGATGTCGAGAAATTCGAAGGAACTGCAATAGTTACGCCCGCGGAATTTCTTAGAACATTCGCGTCCTTTCAAAATGATTCATAA
- a CDS encoding MarR family winged helix-turn-helix transcriptional regulator — translation MTVRTKELGPDKILEAVFDLVRNFTKFFSLNVEAEEMKTIELYILLFVALKGPQSMSSLAKEYSMTKSNVTVLVDDMESKGYLARIRSEEDRRVIMITLTERGKAFFESFLKNFSRLISTFIRKVGAEDLAIITDGFERITRIVIDEELVSSDEGGKPDKS, via the coding sequence ATGACTGTAAGAACCAAAGAGTTAGGCCCGGACAAGATACTGGAAGCGGTGTTCGACCTTGTAAGGAACTTCACGAAGTTCTTTTCCTTAAACGTTGAGGCCGAAGAGATGAAGACAATAGAGCTCTACATTCTTTTGTTCGTTGCACTGAAGGGGCCCCAGAGCATGTCCTCACTTGCAAAGGAATACTCGATGACAAAGAGCAATGTCACCGTCCTCGTTGACGATATGGAGAGCAAAGGCTATCTCGCCCGTATCCGTTCTGAAGAAGACAGAAGGGTCATCATGATTACACTTACTGAACGCGGTAAGGCTTTCTTTGAAAGCTTTTTAAAGAACTTCTCCAGACTTATCTCAACGTTTATAAGAAAAGTCGGTGCGGAAGACCTGGCGATAATCACTGACGGATTTGAAAGAATAACCCGGATTGTTATAGACGAAGAACTAGTCAGTTCCGATGAAGGGGGCAAACCTGATAAGTCATGA
- a CDS encoding AbrB/MazE/SpoVT family DNA-binding domain-containing protein, translated as MELVKAGRSRQVTIPKQIFDSLGLKEGDYVQVEVEEGRIVLTPVAVINKERAKSDFFQLVQRVRTNAESLTEEEIEEEIREALEESRRDK; from the coding sequence ATGGAATTAGTTAAAGCGGGAAGAAGTAGACAGGTCACGATACCAAAACAGATATTCGACTCTCTTGGATTGAAGGAAGGCGACTATGTACAGGTCGAAGTGGAAGAAGGAAGAATTGTTCTTACGCCTGTTGCAGTGATCAACAAGGAGAGGGCAAAGTCAGATTTTTTTCAGTTAGTTCAGAGAGTGAGAACCAATGCTGAGTCTTTGACTGAAGAGGAAATTGAAGAAGAAATCCGCGAAGCATTAGAGGAGTCAAGAAGAGATAAGTGA
- a CDS encoding DUF6922 domain-containing protein translates to MAKRPAFDVKVNGFFVYNGQRLFIRSKVCQASNDKIDKVKYMALKLRSTCFWDVDIKKMDKEKDKFFIISRILEYGTMEDVVSLLSEYDSEEIAEVVKRSRIIGRATANFWGLILSIPRSEITRCLEPEDFHLRR, encoded by the coding sequence ATGGCAAAGCGACCTGCTTTTGACGTTAAGGTGAATGGGTTCTTCGTGTATAACGGTCAGAGGCTATTCATAAGAAGCAAGGTATGCCAGGCTTCAAATGATAAAATTGATAAGGTGAAGTATATGGCTCTGAAGCTAAGGAGCACGTGTTTCTGGGATGTGGATATCAAAAAAATGGACAAGGAGAAGGACAAGTTCTTCATTATCTCGAGGATTCTGGAATATGGGACGATGGAGGATGTTGTAAGTCTTCTTTCTGAATATGATTCTGAAGAGATTGCTGAGGTTGTCAAGAGAAGCAGGATAATCGGGAGGGCGACCGCCAATTTCTGGGGTCTTATTCTAAGTATTCCTAGATCGGAGATAACTAGATGCTTAGAACCGGAAGACTTTCATCTCAGACGGTAA
- a CDS encoding SDR family oxidoreductase, producing the protein MILVTGSTGHVGNVLVRELVSRGESVRAVALPGEDTSMIELEGVTVLRGDVRDRDFVIEACEGIDTVYHLAALISIMPTDKKRVQSVNVGGTENVIRACKKQKVERMIYTSSIHAFTELEPGSVIDENVPFNPARTSGVYGKSKAEAVLNVLTAAREGLNAVVLCPTGIIGPFDYKLSEMGNMIRLFASGRLRVGVDGSFDFVDVRDVVHSEIEASVKAKPGEVYIIGGESVSIQELTDILHQITGKKRIGTFLKSTSAYVLSAFSTLYYMISKTKACFTPYTVHTLTRNYKYSHEKASKVLGHNPRRVSESLRDAVEWLSGYGTIKLQS; encoded by the coding sequence ATGATACTGGTAACCGGTTCCACCGGACACGTTGGTAACGTTCTCGTCAGAGAGCTTGTCAGCAGAGGTGAAAGCGTGAGGGCAGTTGCTCTCCCTGGAGAAGATACCTCTATGATAGAGCTGGAGGGTGTAACTGTCCTCCGAGGCGATGTCCGCGACAGAGACTTTGTGATAGAAGCCTGCGAAGGAATCGACACGGTCTATCATTTGGCGGCGCTCATATCCATTATGCCTACAGATAAAAAGCGGGTTCAAAGTGTAAATGTCGGCGGCACAGAAAACGTAATCCGCGCATGCAAGAAGCAGAAAGTCGAAAGGATGATCTACACAAGCTCGATACATGCCTTTACTGAGCTTGAACCGGGTAGCGTGATAGATGAAAACGTCCCATTCAACCCAGCGCGTACTAGCGGCGTCTACGGTAAATCCAAGGCAGAAGCCGTGCTGAATGTATTGACGGCCGCCAGAGAAGGCCTGAACGCCGTTGTACTCTGCCCGACAGGGATCATAGGGCCATTCGATTACAAGCTTTCAGAGATGGGCAACATGATAAGGCTCTTCGCCTCCGGTAGGCTTAGAGTTGGCGTCGACGGATCCTTCGATTTCGTAGATGTCCGTGATGTCGTCCATTCTGAAATAGAGGCCTCCGTGAAGGCAAAGCCAGGCGAAGTCTACATTATCGGCGGAGAGAGCGTCTCGATACAGGAGCTTACGGACATCCTTCACCAGATAACAGGCAAAAAGAGAATCGGCACCTTCTTGAAAAGCACTAGCGCCTATGTGCTTTCGGCCTTTAGTACACTCTATTACATGATCTCAAAAACGAAGGCCTGTTTCACTCCGTATACGGTCCACACACTCACCAGGAATTACAAGTATTCTCACGAAAAAGCCTCGAAAGTATTGGGCCACAATCCAAGGAGAGTCTCGGAATCCCTGAGGGACGCCGTCGAATGGCTATCCGGATACGGCACGATCAAACTGCAATCATAG